One Phaseolus vulgaris cultivar G19833 chromosome 2, P. vulgaris v2.0, whole genome shotgun sequence DNA window includes the following coding sequences:
- the LOC137811751 gene encoding uncharacterized protein isoform X2, whose translation MGLILPLTILMLILGTTCGAFGKRESKVKTAIFLSPKFELGPGSVANKYDYDIDFPRGHIALKSFNAEVIDELGNPVPLHETYLHHWVVARYYEAKHVATHTRYDGHRELHQSGHVMVRNGGICQRDVLGQYFGLGSETRGTATDVPDPFGIVVGDPAEIPEGYEEKWLVNIHAIDTRGVVDKLGCTECRCDLYNVTEDEYGRPIRSDYKGGLFCCYDESQCKLREGFEGPKRSLYLRYTVKWVDWDKFIVPVTIYILDVTDTVKIADDSSGVVLEHNCLTEYDVESCSSGEKECLHVKRTRVPVQKGGYVIYGVAHQHSGGTGSSLYGKDGRVICSSVPKYGKGKDAGNEENYIVGMSTCYPRPGSVKIMHGETLTLESNYSSTHGHTGVMGLFYLLVAEQLPFQHFTHPSRSSFFTNINTLFS comes from the exons ATGGGTTTGATTTTGCCGTTGACGATACTTATGCTGATATTGGGCACAACTTGTGGTGCTTTTGGGAAGAGGGAAAGTAAAGTGAAAACAGCAATTTTTCTATCTCCCAAGTTTGAACTTGGACCAGGATCGGTTGCCAATAAATACGATTATGATATTGATTTTCCTAGAGGTCACATAGCACTCAAGAGTTTCAATGCTGAAGTAATTGACGAATTAGGGAACCCAGTGCCTCTCCATGAAACGTATCTCCATCACTGGGTTGTTGCAAGATATTATGAAGCTAAACATGTGGCAACACACACGAGGTACGATGGGCATAGGGAGCTTCATCAATCTGGCCATGTAATGGTGAGGAACGGTGGAATATGCCAGAGAGATGTGCTGGGACAATACTTTGGTCTTGGATCTGAAACACGTGGAACAGCTACAGATGTTCCTGATCCCTTTGGGATAGTTGTAGGTGATCCAGCAGAAATTCCAGAGGGGTATGAGGAGAAGTGGCTGGTGAATATCCATGCCATTGATACACGTGGTGTGGTGGATAAATTGGGTTGCACTGAGTGCAGGTGTGACCTTTACAATGTGACAGAGGATGAATATGGGAGGCCAATCAGGTCAGACTATAAAGGAGGTTTGTTTTGTTGCTACGATGAAAGCCAGTGCAAGTTGAGGGAAGGTTTTGAGGGCCCAAAGAGGAGTCTCTACCTAAGATACACAGTCAAGTGGGTGGATTGGGACAAGTTTATAGTGCCTGTTACGATTTATATTCTTGATGTAACTGATACTGTGAAAATAGCAGATGATTCTTCAGGAGTGGTTCTTGAGCATAATTGTTTG ACCGAGTACGATGTTGAATCTTGCAGCAGTGGTGAAAAGGAGTGTCTTCATGTGAAGAGAACAAGAGTCCCAGTACAAAAGGGTGGTTATGTGATCTATGGTGTTGCTCATCAGCATTCGGGTGGAACTGGGTCAAGTCTATATGGAAAG GATGGAAGAGTAATATGTTCTTCAGTACCTAAATATGGAAAGGGAAAAGATGCAGGAAATGAGGAAAATTACATTGTAGGAATGTCAACATGTTATCCTAGACCAGGTTCTGTGAAGATAATGCATGGTGAAACTCTAACTCTAGAGTCTAACTATAGCAGCACTCATGGTCACACTGGAGTAATGGGGCTTTTCTACCTATTGGTGGCAGAACAACTTCCATTTCAACACTTCACACACCCCTCTCGTTCTTCATTCTTTACCAATATAAACACTTTATTTTCATAG
- the LOC137811751 gene encoding uncharacterized protein isoform X1 has protein sequence MDSWILIKILLQIKMGLILPLTILMLILGTTCGAFGKRESKVKTAIFLSPKFELGPGSVANKYDYDIDFPRGHIALKSFNAEVIDELGNPVPLHETYLHHWVVARYYEAKHVATHTRYDGHRELHQSGHVMVRNGGICQRDVLGQYFGLGSETRGTATDVPDPFGIVVGDPAEIPEGYEEKWLVNIHAIDTRGVVDKLGCTECRCDLYNVTEDEYGRPIRSDYKGGLFCCYDESQCKLREGFEGPKRSLYLRYTVKWVDWDKFIVPVTIYILDVTDTVKIADDSSGVVLEHNCLTEYDVESCSSGEKECLHVKRTRVPVQKGGYVIYGVAHQHSGGTGSSLYGKDGRVICSSVPKYGKGKDAGNEENYIVGMSTCYPRPGSVKIMHGETLTLESNYSSTHGHTGVMGLFYLLVAEQLPFQHFTHPSRSSFFTNINTLFS, from the exons ATGGATAGCTGGATTCTGATAAAGATTTTGTTACAGATCAAAATGGGTTTGATTTTGCCGTTGACGATACTTATGCTGATATTGGGCACAACTTGTGGTGCTTTTGGGAAGAGGGAAAGTAAAGTGAAAACAGCAATTTTTCTATCTCCCAAGTTTGAACTTGGACCAGGATCGGTTGCCAATAAATACGATTATGATATTGATTTTCCTAGAGGTCACATAGCACTCAAGAGTTTCAATGCTGAAGTAATTGACGAATTAGGGAACCCAGTGCCTCTCCATGAAACGTATCTCCATCACTGGGTTGTTGCAAGATATTATGAAGCTAAACATGTGGCAACACACACGAGGTACGATGGGCATAGGGAGCTTCATCAATCTGGCCATGTAATGGTGAGGAACGGTGGAATATGCCAGAGAGATGTGCTGGGACAATACTTTGGTCTTGGATCTGAAACACGTGGAACAGCTACAGATGTTCCTGATCCCTTTGGGATAGTTGTAGGTGATCCAGCAGAAATTCCAGAGGGGTATGAGGAGAAGTGGCTGGTGAATATCCATGCCATTGATACACGTGGTGTGGTGGATAAATTGGGTTGCACTGAGTGCAGGTGTGACCTTTACAATGTGACAGAGGATGAATATGGGAGGCCAATCAGGTCAGACTATAAAGGAGGTTTGTTTTGTTGCTACGATGAAAGCCAGTGCAAGTTGAGGGAAGGTTTTGAGGGCCCAAAGAGGAGTCTCTACCTAAGATACACAGTCAAGTGGGTGGATTGGGACAAGTTTATAGTGCCTGTTACGATTTATATTCTTGATGTAACTGATACTGTGAAAATAGCAGATGATTCTTCAGGAGTGGTTCTTGAGCATAATTGTTTG ACCGAGTACGATGTTGAATCTTGCAGCAGTGGTGAAAAGGAGTGTCTTCATGTGAAGAGAACAAGAGTCCCAGTACAAAAGGGTGGTTATGTGATCTATGGTGTTGCTCATCAGCATTCGGGTGGAACTGGGTCAAGTCTATATGGAAAG GATGGAAGAGTAATATGTTCTTCAGTACCTAAATATGGAAAGGGAAAAGATGCAGGAAATGAGGAAAATTACATTGTAGGAATGTCAACATGTTATCCTAGACCAGGTTCTGTGAAGATAATGCATGGTGAAACTCTAACTCTAGAGTCTAACTATAGCAGCACTCATGGTCACACTGGAGTAATGGGGCTTTTCTACCTATTGGTGGCAGAACAACTTCCATTTCAACACTTCACACACCCCTCTCGTTCTTCATTCTTTACCAATATAAACACTTTATTTTCATAG